The Oceanispirochaeta sp. M1 genome has a window encoding:
- a CDS encoding GNAT family N-acetyltransferase: MSIRNAKSEDLSKISEIHISGWRFAYKGILADEYLYNQDFSNDAYILYNRILESPHPKLEIFDDGTIKGFIVHNTRDLKTEHYYEISSLYVEPEFLRQGIGSSLLRNAETYARSCGENVIKIWCMEKNELGLDFYYRHGYIFDGEKIKDGRLQTAVMRLKKDCQ; this comes from the coding sequence ATGTCTATAAGAAATGCGAAATCAGAAGATTTATCAAAGATATCGGAAATCCATATTTCTGGATGGAGATTCGCATATAAAGGAATCTTGGCTGATGAATACCTCTACAATCAAGATTTCTCAAATGATGCATATATTTTATACAACAGAATATTAGAATCACCTCATCCAAAATTAGAAATATTCGATGATGGAACTATCAAGGGATTCATTGTTCATAATACAAGAGATCTCAAAACTGAACATTATTATGAAATATCATCTCTTTATGTTGAGCCTGAATTTCTGAGGCAAGGGATTGGATCATCATTATTAAGAAATGCTGAAACCTATGCCCGCAGTTGTGGAGAAAATGTCATTAAAATATGGTGCATGGAAAAAAACGAGTTGGGATTAGATTTTTATTATCGTCATGGCTATATTTTCGATGGAGAAAAAATAAAGGATGGTCGATTACAGACCGCTGTTATGAGATTAAAGAAAGACTGCCAATAA
- a CDS encoding GNAT family N-acetyltransferase, whose translation MEIREVHGLPDYQKILPLLKAEWEQWPEGSEHKNDTEQEMVNKMTDSHLVNADVTKFLIKDGQILGFYRYTKIPRNSDDTKIAHTMDISILPGNQKRGLGSLLLKDMIDDSRSRGFESLQSRTSKVNTASIALHKKIGFQLILEKDDSYVWEISL comes from the coding sequence ATGGAAATACGAGAAGTTCATGGGCTGCCAGACTATCAGAAAATCCTTCCATTACTTAAAGCAGAATGGGAACAGTGGCCTGAAGGCTCAGAGCATAAGAATGACACTGAGCAAGAAATGGTGAATAAGATGACTGATAGTCATTTGGTAAATGCTGATGTAACAAAATTCTTAATTAAAGATGGTCAAATATTAGGGTTTTATCGATACACAAAGATTCCCAGGAATAGTGATGATACAAAGATCGCACATACAATGGATATTTCTATTCTTCCAGGTAATCAGAAACGAGGACTAGGGAGCTTGCTGCTTAAAGATATGATTGATGATTCTCGGTCTCGTGGTTTTGAATCCTTACAGAGTAGAACATCCAAAGTAAATACAGCTTCTATTGCATTGCATAAGAAAATTGGATTTCAATTGATATTAGAAAAGGATGATTCTTATGTTTGGGAAATATCACTATGA
- a CDS encoding GGDEF domain-containing protein, which produces MIFFSYYLIATSISGTRRHQELERISMTDSLTGLYNRRYMEQQIQQEYKRYQKSGTEFALVSSDIDFFKNINDLYGHDCGDYLLKSITKDIRKSIRTYDTVARWGGEEFLLLLPATDRVQAITLAERIRKTVEEHRYEFDGSNQSVSVTLTLGVSVVNSGDTIDGMIKRADIALYYGKRKSRNCVISFDEIKKS; this is translated from the coding sequence TTGATTTTCTTTAGCTATTACCTGATTGCCACATCTATATCAGGAACCAGGCGTCACCAGGAACTTGAGCGGATCTCAATGACCGATAGCCTGACAGGCCTTTATAACAGGCGGTATATGGAGCAACAAATTCAGCAAGAATATAAGCGATATCAAAAAAGCGGTACGGAGTTCGCTCTGGTAAGCTCTGATATTGATTTCTTTAAAAATATCAATGACTTATACGGGCATGATTGCGGGGATTATTTACTGAAGTCAATCACAAAAGACATACGTAAATCGATCAGAACATATGATACCGTTGCTCGATGGGGAGGTGAAGAATTCCTCCTTTTATTGCCGGCAACAGACAGGGTACAAGCTATAACATTGGCTGAACGCATCAGAAAGACCGTGGAAGAGCATAGATATGAATTTGACGGCAGCAATCAATCAGTATCAGTGACATTAACTCTTGGTGTGTCTGTCGTAAATTCCGGGGATACAATAGACGGTATGATAAAGAGAGCCGATATAGCGTTGTATTATGGCAAACGGAAAAGCCGGAACTGTGTGATATCCTTTGATGAGATTAAAAAGTCATGA
- a CDS encoding serine hydrolase yields MKIKSLFVLLLTLLLFISCAGIFPQKQSPRQDAENLLQEAVDRIGITGLSAAVVYEGELLFARGFGYRNTEGEAVTEDTLFQIGSVSKIVTALAVMKLAEEGVVDLDADIRLYLKDFNPKLLRPDDAPVTIRNLLTHHSGIPSDYMKDFELTQYDPDYFMSMSALLSQEYLTGAPGTVFAYNNAGFSLLGELVGTVSGMTYAAYLEQKIFRPAGMDDALVSLTDRNTPGVSGGFTAGEAEELKFIRDIPAGSILLSARDMGAFMDELLSCSRGESDLIVRPETLRSMFIRQNGDVPLDYDFEIGLTFWLKDFYNRLMVEHGGTIPPFRSSLKLLPEEGIGIFLSANDNIIDDIALNSLCEEVLALLIGADQTPTGTADPERHSLVPGEKEITRKAGHYNVGNLGLFRMESREGQLWADFSQMGIHAPILFSSDNILEVEGSGIRFISSSPVGEEPENLFCYWGNFFIGPVFPVTQYSLPNSWKPRMGRYIPELPVTVGVALNAVTLSYDPEAESMILTLDVMGQQTPMALNILSDSLLQVQGYGRNLGYVLEYTGSQETLKYGGIRFLKVE; encoded by the coding sequence ATGAAAATCAAATCATTATTCGTTTTATTACTCACCCTGTTGCTATTTATATCTTGTGCCGGGATTTTCCCGCAGAAACAGAGTCCCCGGCAGGACGCGGAGAATCTGCTTCAGGAAGCCGTTGACCGCATAGGAATCACTGGCCTGAGTGCCGCTGTTGTGTATGAGGGAGAGCTGCTGTTTGCCCGGGGCTTCGGATACAGAAACACGGAAGGGGAGGCTGTGACAGAAGACACTCTTTTCCAGATCGGATCAGTTTCCAAAATCGTGACCGCTCTGGCTGTGATGAAACTGGCTGAAGAAGGTGTTGTCGATCTGGATGCGGATATCCGTCTTTATCTGAAAGACTTCAATCCAAAACTGCTGCGCCCTGATGATGCCCCAGTCACAATCCGGAATCTTCTGACTCATCATTCGGGAATCCCCAGTGATTACATGAAAGACTTTGAACTGACACAGTATGATCCGGACTATTTCATGAGTATGTCCGCTCTGCTCTCCCAAGAGTATCTCACCGGAGCACCAGGGACTGTGTTTGCTTACAATAATGCGGGATTCAGTCTCCTGGGAGAGCTGGTCGGGACCGTCTCGGGCATGACATATGCGGCCTATCTGGAGCAGAAGATTTTCCGACCTGCCGGAATGGACGATGCCCTAGTCTCACTTACAGATCGGAATACACCGGGAGTTTCCGGAGGATTCACGGCAGGAGAGGCGGAAGAACTGAAATTTATCAGAGATATTCCTGCTGGATCAATACTCCTCTCCGCCCGGGATATGGGAGCCTTCATGGATGAGCTGCTCTCCTGCAGCCGTGGTGAATCAGACCTGATTGTTCGGCCCGAAACCCTCCGTTCCATGTTTATCAGGCAGAACGGAGATGTTCCCCTGGATTATGATTTTGAGATAGGCCTTACATTCTGGCTGAAAGATTTCTACAACCGGCTCATGGTGGAGCACGGAGGCACAATCCCCCCTTTTCGTTCCTCTTTGAAGCTACTGCCGGAGGAGGGCATTGGTATTTTCCTTTCTGCCAATGACAACATTATCGATGATATTGCACTGAATTCTCTTTGTGAAGAAGTGCTGGCTCTGCTGATCGGTGCCGATCAGACTCCAACGGGGACAGCTGATCCCGAGAGGCATTCACTTGTACCCGGCGAGAAGGAAATTACCCGGAAAGCTGGTCATTACAATGTCGGGAACTTGGGACTCTTCAGAATGGAATCCAGGGAAGGGCAGTTATGGGCAGATTTCTCTCAAATGGGAATTCACGCACCCATCCTGTTCTCTTCAGACAATATCCTGGAAGTGGAGGGGAGCGGTATCCGCTTTATTTCCAGTTCTCCGGTAGGAGAAGAACCTGAGAATCTCTTCTGTTACTGGGGCAACTTTTTCATAGGTCCCGTTTTTCCAGTCACACAGTATTCTCTTCCAAATTCATGGAAACCGCGGATGGGCCGCTACATACCGGAACTGCCTGTCACGGTGGGTGTGGCACTCAACGCTGTCACACTCTCATATGATCCCGAAGCCGAAAGCATGATACTGACTCTCGATGTAATGGGGCAACAGACTCCTATGGCTCTGAATATTCTCTCGGATTCCCTTCTTCAGGTCCAGGGATATGGGCGCAATCTGGGATATGTACTGGAATACACAGGTTCACAGGAGACATTAAAATATGGAGGAATAAGATTTTTGAAGGTAGAATAA
- a CDS encoding LuxR family transcriptional regulator, with amino-acid sequence MTLSIDAIIQIAAFFTGISSLIVLIYLSFLSPHKGVRIGLMVVFFHALNYFVGIAFSLSHSMGPSLKNILAAFQLLTVPLLLYSVLRLIEALGKVSVRFFRPAGRVLLFILTVAEVILFVTSFSLPMLSLIVSLLIMVFALYLWAYLFCIRTGNNLSHRIRVTGLIGYSLIIPWMVLERMLPRTRQIHPADAVSFLFLTIAALIFSIRYMLNRSIPSDSAEDDAATPLEVQMRFGLTDRETEVMQLLSESCSYKEIASSLGISMATVKTHVSRVYKKTGVSGRSELKYRFREPL; translated from the coding sequence ATGACTCTTTCCATTGACGCCATAATACAAATTGCCGCCTTTTTCACAGGGATCAGCTCCCTGATTGTCCTCATCTATCTCTCTTTTCTGTCCCCTCACAAGGGTGTCCGAATTGGATTAATGGTCGTGTTCTTTCATGCGTTGAATTACTTTGTGGGGATTGCATTCAGTCTGAGTCATTCTATGGGACCCTCTCTGAAAAATATTCTGGCAGCGTTTCAGCTGCTGACAGTTCCTCTGTTGCTCTACAGCGTCTTGCGCCTGATTGAAGCACTCGGGAAGGTTTCTGTCAGGTTTTTCCGTCCTGCGGGAAGGGTGCTTCTTTTTATACTGACAGTGGCGGAAGTTATACTCTTTGTCACATCCTTCTCCCTCCCCATGCTCTCTCTGATTGTTTCTCTCCTGATCATGGTCTTCGCCCTCTATCTCTGGGCATATCTTTTTTGTATCAGAACCGGGAATAATCTTTCTCACAGAATACGTGTGACAGGTTTGATTGGATATTCTCTGATCATACCCTGGATGGTTTTAGAGAGAATGCTCCCCCGAACAAGGCAGATCCATCCAGCGGATGCGGTCTCCTTTCTCTTTCTGACCATTGCTGCCCTGATTTTCTCTATTCGATACATGTTGAATCGCAGCATCCCTTCAGATAGTGCAGAGGATGATGCCGCAACCCCTCTGGAAGTTCAGATGCGCTTCGGACTGACAGACAGGGAAACTGAGGTTATGCAGCTCCTGTCGGAATCCTGCTCCTACAAAGAGATTGCCTCCAGTCTGGGAATCTCCATGGCGACAGTCAAAACCCATGTCTCACGGGTGTACAAAAAAACGGGGGTCAGCGGCCGCTCGGAGCTGAAATACCGCTTCAGAGAGCCCCTTTAG